The Mucilaginibacter sp. PAMB04168 genome contains the following window.
ACGACGGCCAGTGTTTAAATCAACAAATTTGCTTAGCAGATTTGCATCAGTTGCAAACAGGTAGGCGCAAACTGCCGAAATACCTAATGCCACAAACATCCACATAAACACATTGGCAATAAACCGGCGCGATGAGGCTTGGTCATCCAGCTGAATGACATCCTCGTATTGATAATTCGTATTTTCCATTTTCTTAATTAATCAGGTTAAAGGTATGATAATTTTTATTGTACTTATTAGACAGCCCAAAGGGCTTAAAGTTTAGGTAAGCCTGCGCATTAATTGTTCTTCAACCCGTTTAAAAACCTGCAAAGGTTTTAATGTGCGCCAGCCCAGTTCGTCCAGCCCGCCACCAAAGTTGATAAAATAGTCGATGTTGCTTTGCTTAAATTCCCGTATTACATGTTCTCTGAAGTTGATACCGGCAATCCAGCCGTCTTCCACTTCTTGAAACCATTCCTCGTAATAGCAGTCGTCAGATGAATGAAAATTCAGGATATTCTCGCCAATAAGTATAAACTTATTGATGCCATTATCCATCATTAACTCCATGATTTCGCGTTTGAGCAACATAATGTCGTTATTGATGGCATCATTCCACTCGCCAATAAACTCTATAATAACGTAGCCGCGATCATAATCGGCATACAGTACTTTTAAATATAATGTATTAGAGCCAAATGAATCCCATTGTGGGTGCAGCAAATAGTTATATATCTGCTTATCAAATTCAAACTCGTTGTACACTGTAGCATAAAAAGGCGAATACTCATCCTCTGCGGCTACATAATCATCCCTCCATTTGTAGTATGGCTCTATTTCGTGCATTTTTTATTCCAATACGCAGATTTCAATATGCAAATTCAAATCTGCCGGTTTTTATAATCTTCCCTTTTGCTCAAATGCACATCTGCATATTTGCAAATCACTTTCCTGCAAGGTGTGCCTCCACCGCCTTACGTACACTCCCGTGTTCATTTAAAAGTTCGGTGGCAGCATCTTCTTCTAAACCGGTTTCCTGCATTATCATTCGAATTCCGCGATCAACCAGTTTATGATTAGTTAACTGCATATCCACCATTTTATTACCCTTTACCCGGCCCAATTGTATCATTACGGTAGTGCTCAGCATATTTAAAACCAGCTTTTGGGCGGTTCCGGCTTTCATGCGGGTTGAGCCGGTTAAAAACTCAGGGCCAGTAACCACTTCAATTGGGTATTGAGCCTGGGCAGCTACAGGGCTTTGCGCATTACAAACGATGCAGCCGGTTGCCAGGCCCTGTTCATTAGCTTTACGCAAGCCGCCAATTACATACGGCGTACGGCCCGATGCTGCAATGCCCACAACCACGTCTTTATCGGTAATGTTGTATTCCAGCAAGTCAAGCCAGGCCTGGTCCTCATCATCCTCGGCAAATTCTACGGCCTTGCGTATAGCGCCATCACCACCGGCAATAATACCTACAACCCAATCAAAGGGTACGCCAAATGTGGGTGGGCACTCCGAGGCATCTACTACACCCAGCCTGCCACTGGTGCCTGCACCAATGTAAAACAAACGCCCCCCGGCTTTCATGCGCCCGGCAACCGCCTCTACCAGTTTTTCTATCTGTGGCAACGCTTTTTCAACCGCATCCGGAACAGTTTTGTCTTCCTGGTTTATGTGTTGTAAAAGCTCGGCAACAGGTAGTTGCTCCAGCCGGTTATAATGTGATTCCTGCTCGGTTGTGTTGATCATTTTATTCTTACAAATCTGTAACAAAATTCGGTAAAAATCCGTCAACTTCAAGAACACAAAACGCTTTCAAATACGTATTTTTGTTACCAGGGATCTATGAAGCAAACAGCAGGTATTATTTTCAGATCGGTGATCTTATTACTCGCCGGTATGGCCATTGGTTTGCTGTTGAACAATCGCCAGGATGAGCCTGATGACGCCGCCATTGTTACCTCAGACAAAAACAAGCTGGATAAGATCATGCAGCTGGTGCGAAAAAAGTACGTTGACTCTATTGATGTAGACAGTGTAGAGGGTGTTACAATCAATAATCTGCTGCAAAAGCTCGACCCACACTCGGTTTATTTACAAAAAAAACAAGCACAATCCCTGGCAGAAAGGCTGGAAGGCGGATTTGACGGTATTGGCATTGAATCGCAATTACTTCGCGATACGTTGTTTGTTACCCAGGTTTTCCCGAACGGCCCGGCGGCTAAGGCCGGGCTGCCCAATGGTTCGCGGGTTGTGACGATTAACGGCAAGCCTTTTTCGGGCACGCATTTAACCAGCGATAAAGTGAACGAGGCATTTGCCGGTAAAAATGACACCGGTATTGAATTAGGTGTGCTGAGCCTGTCTGATAATACTGTAAAAAACTACCATGTTAGGCGAAGCCATGTAACCATGAGCAGTTTGGATGCTGCATATTTAACCGCGCCCGCCACCGGCTACATAAAAATAAGCAAGTTTGGCTCCACTACCGACGCCGACTTTAAAATTGCATTAAAGAAATTAAAAAAGGCAGGCATGCAAAAACTGGTGCTGGATGTGCGCGGCAATGGTGGCGGCTACCTTAACCAGGCAACCGCGCTGGCCGATGAATTTTTGCCAGCTAAAAAGCTGATTGTTTATACACAAGGCCAGCATGAACCCCGTACCGACTATTTTGCCACCGACTCGGGCTTGTTTGAGGAAGGCAAGCTTGCTGTTTTAATTGATGAGCACTCTGCCTCGGCAAGCGAAATTTTAGCCGGCGCCTTGCAGGATTTGGACAGAGCCGTAATTGTTGGCCGGCGCTCGTTTGGTAAAGGCCTGGTACAGGAGCAGTTTCCCTTTAACGATGGCTCTGCGCTTAACTTAACGGTGGCCAGGTATTTTACACCATCTGGCCGCAGCATACAAAAATCATATAAAAAAGGTACCGATAACTACCGTAATGAACTTGCGGAACGTTTGCAAAAGGGCGAACTGTATGTGGCCCAAAATAACCTGGAAGACAGCTCTTTTAATAATTCGGTTGCCTACCATACAAGCGCAGGCAAAAAGGTTTACGCCGGTGGCGGTATCATGCCCGATGTTTTTGTGCCCGAGGATGCTGCCGTAAACGTGCCGCTTATACAAGATTTGGCACGCAACCAGCTTTTCTCTGGCTATGTGGTTGACTGTATGCAGGGCGTGCTTAAAAACTACACAACACCTGCCGACTTTGCCAAGTACTACACAGTTAACGATATTGAATTAAATAATTTTATTACTTACGCAGATGCTGCGGTTAAGAATATAGACCCTCACCAAGTAGCCACGGCCCGCAATTATTTAAAACTCCTGCTCAAAGCCCAGGCCGCCCGGTTTAAATGGGGCAATGAGTGGTATTACCGCATCATGAACCAAACCGATGCCGGCGTAATGAAGGCTGTAGCAGCTTTGAACTAAGAGTTAGTGGCTTAACTGATTGCTTTACTTTATGAGTTATAATGTACCACCATGGTGGGCATATGGATGTATAAACTTAAACCAGTTGCATAAGTATTATCTATGAAATAACAAGAGCCGCTAATAGGGCGGCTCTTGTTATTATAAAGCATTTTGCTGAAGTGAGATGTTGTACTTATTATTCATTAGCCCCTTGGGAGAAATATAAGGTATGAGGCAGGTATTATTAAACCACAGGGCAGAATAGCCTTCTGCATAGTCAGAATTGTCAATTTTCTTTTTAGACAGGTACTCCATTCTTTCCCATTTGCCGCTTGTAAGGTTAAGTACGCCGAATAAAGCATTCAATTTAACAAACCCTGATTTATTGTTAGCGATCATGTACAGTTTATTCGACTCGATATGGTAGCCAATGGGTAATGACCTGCTTGGGATAGCATAGCTAGAAGGGAGCATTTGCTGGAAAATGATTTTTAGATCATCATTATAGCAATTAATCAACGTGGAATTTTCATTAACCCATACGCCGTTTCCTATGCTCGATGGTGATGTATAGCGGCCCGACATACCAATTACAAGCTTGCCACTGCTTTCGGCCATGTATCTTATCTCTAAATTTTTTGCGCTCCCTAAATTAGGGTCATCCATTTTCTTATCAAATGGCTCATATCCTTTTTCAAGTGCTTTAATATGATCATTGTTAAATAATTCATTTACTGTTTGCTTGGTGCCATTCAGAAAATTCATTTTAATTACGGATAACTGTACGTCTTTATTCGAATTTTCGTGCAGGGCACTAACAAAAACGGCATCGCTGTTACTTGATGATACATTAAAGCTTAAATGCGATTTAAGGTCGGCCATGTCTATGTTATTGCGCAAGTCCAAATCTGTTTCAATCGGTTTGGATCCAATAGTTTGACCGAAATCGTATTTCTGTATACTGATGGTGCTTTTACCTTTGCCCCATGCTAAAAACAAGTCGCCTTTACTGTTTGACATGGCTGAAAGGAAAAGGCCTTCTTCAACCTTGGTGTTAAAGCGCTTTACCGGCTCCAGCCGATCGTTAATATCAATTACTGTAATTTGCGTGGTCAGGTTATTCTGCTTGCTGGATTGGACAAATGACCGGCGTTCCTGCTTGGTTTGTCTTGCAGTAATTCTGTACAAGGAGTGTACTTTGTCGTACGAAAAATAACATTCGTCAAAATAGGTTTCCGAACCTTCGTAAATTTCTTTTTCCAGAAGTATCTTACCTGTGGCCGGGTCTATTAAATAGCCTTTGTAAATATTGTGGGCATCATTTGCCTTGGGGTTTTTGAATGTAGCCAGGGCAAAAACCTTATCCTGAAACTTAACAGCGTCCTGTGGATAGCCGGGTAACTCGGTTTTCCATAAGGTGTTCATTTGTTTATCAATTGCAAGCAGTTCGAAGCTTTTATTGTCAACATTAATTTGCATAATGCTGGTTTCATCGTTCACCTTAAATGAGGTGGAAATCGCTTTGATACCTTTTTTAAAATCTTGCAATACAGCAGGCTGCGTTTGGGCTGCTGCAAAAAACGGAATAAGCAGCAAAAGTGACAATAGTTTTGACATGTGATAAGGGAGTATTGAGCTACTAACCTATCAAAAAGGTATGAATAATACAAAATAATAAAGGCCGCTAACTTAGCGGCCTTTATTATTTTGTATTACCTGTATATATGGAGTGTTACTCTTCTACCACCTCACTATGCGGGCTGCTTACTTCTTCTTCCTCCTTTTTAAAGTAGCGGTTCTGGTAAATCAGAATCAGAATAACGCCTACCGATATGGCCGAATCGGCCAAGTTAAATATAGGTCTGAAGAATTTAAATTCCTCACCGCCCCATACCGGCATCCAGGCCGGGAAAGTGCCCTGTATAATAGGGAAATAAAACATATCCACTACACGGCCCTGAAATATGGGGGCATAGTCGTATATCAGGCCATAAAAGGTCGAATCGATAATATTACCCAGCGCACCGGCAAATATAAGGGCAACGTTAAGGATAAGGCCACGGTGGTATTTATGCCTGATAAGGTAAACGAGGGCATAACCAATACCGCCTACCGCAAAAATACGAAAGATGGTCAGAGCCAGTTTGCCGGCTACTCCGCCAAGCTCCCAGCCAAAGGCCATACCATTGTTCTCGGTATACAGTAACATGCCTCTATCGCCCAGAAAATGTATTTCCTGGCCCATACTCATATTATTGCGTACCCATACTTTAATTAACTGGTCGGCCACTATTACCAACAGCGCTAAAAGGAAAGGTTTAGTGTACGATGCCTTCATGTATTACTGCTTCAGTTTTGCTTCCATGCTCAGCGTGGTATGAGGCACGGCACGCAGGCGCTCTTTTTGTATTAGTTTACCAGTCTCGCGGCAAATGCCGTAGCTTTTGGTTTCAATACGTACTAAAGCAGCCTCTAATTGCTCAATAAACTTTTTTTGGCGGGCAGCCAGCTGGTTAATCTGTTCTTTTTCTAAGGTGGCAGAGCCATCTTCCAGTGTTTTATAAGTACCTGCGGTATCATCAGTACCATTCAGGTTGGGGTTGCTTAGTGATGAAGCCAAAGCATTAAGCTCCTCGCGGGCAATGCGAATTTTATCCAGTATCAGTTCTTTAAACTCTTGTAGTTCGGCGTCTGAGTATCTTGTTTTTTCTGGTTGTGGTGTGCTCATTATACTTTATTAATTAAAATTCTTATTTCTATATCTTCTATAGTTACTGCTTCGCCTTCGGTTAGGCTGTCAACTAATTGAATATCAACGGCTAAAATTTCGGCGCAAATATAGGATAAATTGTTTTTAACCGCATTGCTGATTAGCAGATGGTTACTGAGGCGTACATTTATCTTATCGGTAACTTCAAAATTGTTAGACTTACGCAGGTTTTGTATACGGTTGATGAGCTCGCGCGAAATACCTTCCTGTTTTAGTTCGTCGGTTAGGGTAACATCTAAAGCTACGGTTAGTTTTCCCAAATTTGCAACCTGCCATCCCGGTACATCTTCTGCTATAATTTCAACATCAGCAGGTAGTATCAGGTAATGGGTATCAGGTATTTGTATCTGGCCATCTGCCTCTAATTTTGCAATATCTTCCTGACTAAAAGCAGTTATGGCTGCGGCTACGGCTTTCATATCCTTACCCACCTTTTGGCCTAACGCTTTAAAGTTGGGTTTTATTTTACGTTTAATAAAGCCTGCAGTATCGGTAATGTATTCAATGGCTTTGATGTTGGTTTCAGATAGTATTAGTTCCTTTACCTCGTCAACCTGGTGCTCAAAGTTCTTGTCTAGTATGGGTAGTAATATTTTGCTCAAAGGCTGGCGCACGTTGATGCCTACTTTTTTCCGTAGCGATAGTGTTAGTGACGAAATATCCTGTGCCAGTTGCATACGTTCTTCTAGTTCTTTGTCCACCAAATCGGCATGGTAAACCGGGAAGTCGGCCAGGTGAACCGATTCAAATTGCTCTTTACCAGTAGCTGTATTTAAATCGTTATACAAACGCTCGGCAAAGAACGGCGCAATAGGCGACATCAGTTTAGATATTGTAACCAAACAAGTGTAAAGAGTTTGGTAGGCCGATATTTTATCGGCAGAGTTGTCTGATTTCCAGAAACGGCGGCGGCTCAGGCGTACGTACCAGTTGCTCAAGTGCGCATCAACATAATCCTGAATGGCGCGGGCTGCTTTGGTTGGTTCAAAATCGGCAAAGTAACCGTCAACTTCCTGCGTTAAGGTATTAAGTAACGAAAGTATCCAGCGGTCAATCTCTGGCCGTTGACTCAGTTCAATTTCGGGCTGACTATAGTCAAACTTGTCGATATTAGCGTAAAGTGCAAAGAAAGAATAAGTATTATAAAGCGTACCAAAAAATTTACGGCGCACTTCATCCAAACCTTCAATATTAAATTTGAGGTTGTCCCACGGCGATGCATTGCTGATCATATACCAGCGGGCAGCATCGGCACCATACTGCTCAATCGTTTCGAACGGATCAACTGCGTTGCCTAAACGTTTAGACATTTTGTTGCCGTTCTTATCCAGCACCAATCCGTTAGATACCACGTTTTTGAAGGCAATGCCCTGGTTTTGTACCAGTCCGTTAACCGCTTTCACTTCATCACTGGCCTCGCTTAGCATAACCGCTATGGCGTGCAGGGTAAAGAACCAGCCGCGTGTTTGGTCAACACCTTCGGCAATAAAATCGGCCGGGTAGGCGTCGGCAAATGCTTCCTTGTTTTCGAACGGAAAGTGCCATTGTGCATACGGCATAGCGCCCGAGTCGAACCAAACGTCGATCAGATCCGGCTCGCGGAACATCTTTTTGCCGTTTGAGGAAGTCAGTATCACATCATCCACATAAGGGCGGTGCATATCATCCAGCTTAAAGCCTTCGGGCATAAAGCCAGCAGTTATTGATCGGGCAATTTCCTTGTTAAGTTCTTCAATGGAGCCAATACATTTCTCTTCGTTGCCGTTTTCTTCGCGCCAAATAGGTAGCGGCGTTCCCCAGTAGCGTGAGCGAGAAAGATTCCAGTCTACTAAATTTTCGAGCCAGTTACCAAAGCGGCCCGTACCGGTAGCTTCTGGTTTCCAGTTGATGGTTTTGTTCAGTTCTATCAGTTTATCTTTAACGGCAGTGGTTTTAATAAACCAGCTATCCAGCGGATAGTATAAAATAGGCTCATCGGTACGCCACGAGTGCGGGTAGCTGTGCTCATATTTTTGTACGTTAAAGGCTTTATTGTCTTCTTTTAGTTTGATGGAGATGAGCACATCTGTTGGCCTAAAGCCTTGCTCATCGCGCTCTGCCTGCGTATAGTATTCTTCTTTAACATAGCGGCCGGCAAAATCGGTTACTTCATCCACAAAACGGCCTTGCTTGTTCACCAGCGGTACTTCTTTGCCGGTTTCATCAAGTACCATTACAGATGGTACGTCATTCTCTTTACAAGCCCTAAAGTCATCAGCACCAAAAACAGATGCGGTGTGTACGATACCCGTGCCATCGCCAGTGGTTACAAAATCAGCCGGAATAACGCGGAAAGCTTTTTGCTCCAGCTCAGCATTTGTGACGTAAGGCATGAGTTGGTGATAGCGCAGACCAACTAAATCGGCCCCTTTAAAGGCGGCTTTAACCGCCCACGGAATAACCTTATCGCCTTCTTTATATTCGTCAAAAGATGCGTTTTCGCCCTCGGCCTTAAAATATTTATTTACCAGTGCTTTGGCCAGTACTACGCTAACCGGTTTAAAGGTGTAGGGGTTAAGGGTACTGATTTTTACGTATTCAATATCCTCGCCTATGGCCAGCGCACAGTTAGATGGCAGTGTCCACGGCGTGGTGGTCCAGGCTAAAATGGCGGTTTCCTCACCCGGCTCACTAAACAAGGTTTGCATAAGCGGGTGCTGCTGGTCGTTCTTTAAAAAGAACTGAGCCGTAATGGTGGTATCTTTCACCATTTTGTAGGTGCCCGGCTGGTTCAGCTCGTGCGAGCTTAAGCCCGTGCCCGATTTGGGCGAATAAGGCTGTACGGTATAGCCCTTGTATAACCAGCCCTTGTTATAAAGCTGCTTTAATATCCACCACAGGGTTTCAATATATTTGTTCTCGTAAGTTACGTAAGGGTTTTCCAGATCAACCCAGTAGCCCATTTTAAGGGTGAGGTCATTCCATATGTCGGTATAACGCATTACCTCCTTGCGGCAGGCTTCGTTATAATCTTCAATGGATATCTTTTTGCCGATATCGTCTTTGGTAATGCCGAGCGATTTTTCGACCGCCAGCTCAATAGGCAGGCCGTGGGTATCCCAGCCGCCTTTGCGTTTTACCTGGTAACCCTTTAAGGTTTTGTAACGACAAAAAATATCTTTAATGGAACGTGCCATAGCATGGTGTATGCCGGGCATACCATTAGCCGATGGCGGGCCTTCATAAAAAGTATAGGGATTGCTGGCCGGACGGGTGCTGATGCTTTTTTCAAAAATGCTGTTCTGTTTCCAAAACTCCAGTACGTCCTTGCCTATCTGTGATAAATTTAATTGCTTATATTCCTTGTACATCAGTGTTTTCCACAATATTAAAGAGGGTGCAAAATTACGGATTTTAAAAGTAATAATTTAGCCGTTATGTGAAAAGTATGGTTAAAGTTAAGTTAAACAATCGCTCAACCTAGCAAACGGGGGCGGTGTAATAACCATTATTGTTTTTTATTGCGTTCTGCCTTGTTCATCAGGAGAGCCTGAAGTGCGTTTGCGCACCTCTTTCCTGGAA
Protein-coding sequences here:
- a CDS encoding lipoprotein signal peptidase; this encodes MKASYTKPFLLALLVIVADQLIKVWVRNNMSMGQEIHFLGDRGMLLYTENNGMAFGWELGGVAGKLALTIFRIFAVGGIGYALVYLIRHKYHRGLILNVALIFAGALGNIIDSTFYGLIYDYAPIFQGRVVDMFYFPIIQGTFPAWMPVWGGEEFKFFRPIFNLADSAISVGVILILIYQNRYFKKEEEEVSSPHSEVVEE
- the ileS gene encoding isoleucine--tRNA ligase, whose protein sequence is MYKEYKQLNLSQIGKDVLEFWKQNSIFEKSISTRPASNPYTFYEGPPSANGMPGIHHAMARSIKDIFCRYKTLKGYQVKRKGGWDTHGLPIELAVEKSLGITKDDIGKKISIEDYNEACRKEVMRYTDIWNDLTLKMGYWVDLENPYVTYENKYIETLWWILKQLYNKGWLYKGYTVQPYSPKSGTGLSSHELNQPGTYKMVKDTTITAQFFLKNDQQHPLMQTLFSEPGEETAILAWTTTPWTLPSNCALAIGEDIEYVKISTLNPYTFKPVSVVLAKALVNKYFKAEGENASFDEYKEGDKVIPWAVKAAFKGADLVGLRYHQLMPYVTNAELEQKAFRVIPADFVTTGDGTGIVHTASVFGADDFRACKENDVPSVMVLDETGKEVPLVNKQGRFVDEVTDFAGRYVKEEYYTQAERDEQGFRPTDVLISIKLKEDNKAFNVQKYEHSYPHSWRTDEPILYYPLDSWFIKTTAVKDKLIELNKTINWKPEATGTGRFGNWLENLVDWNLSRSRYWGTPLPIWREENGNEEKCIGSIEELNKEIARSITAGFMPEGFKLDDMHRPYVDDVILTSSNGKKMFREPDLIDVWFDSGAMPYAQWHFPFENKEAFADAYPADFIAEGVDQTRGWFFTLHAIAVMLSEASDEVKAVNGLVQNQGIAFKNVVSNGLVLDKNGNKMSKRLGNAVDPFETIEQYGADAARWYMISNASPWDNLKFNIEGLDEVRRKFFGTLYNTYSFFALYANIDKFDYSQPEIELSQRPEIDRWILSLLNTLTQEVDGYFADFEPTKAARAIQDYVDAHLSNWYVRLSRRRFWKSDNSADKISAYQTLYTCLVTISKLMSPIAPFFAERLYNDLNTATGKEQFESVHLADFPVYHADLVDKELEERMQLAQDISSLTLSLRKKVGINVRQPLSKILLPILDKNFEHQVDEVKELILSETNIKAIEYITDTAGFIKRKIKPNFKALGQKVGKDMKAVAAAITAFSQEDIAKLEADGQIQIPDTHYLILPADVEIIAEDVPGWQVANLGKLTVALDVTLTDELKQEGISRELINRIQNLRKSNNFEVTDKINVRLSNHLLISNAVKNNLSYICAEILAVDIQLVDSLTEGEAVTIEDIEIRILINKV
- a CDS encoding S41 family peptidase gives rise to the protein MKQTAGIIFRSVILLLAGMAIGLLLNNRQDEPDDAAIVTSDKNKLDKIMQLVRKKYVDSIDVDSVEGVTINNLLQKLDPHSVYLQKKQAQSLAERLEGGFDGIGIESQLLRDTLFVTQVFPNGPAAKAGLPNGSRVVTINGKPFSGTHLTSDKVNEAFAGKNDTGIELGVLSLSDNTVKNYHVRRSHVTMSSLDAAYLTAPATGYIKISKFGSTTDADFKIALKKLKKAGMQKLVLDVRGNGGGYLNQATALADEFLPAKKLIVYTQGQHEPRTDYFATDSGLFEEGKLAVLIDEHSASASEILAGALQDLDRAVIVGRRSFGKGLVQEQFPFNDGSALNLTVARYFTPSGRSIQKSYKKGTDNYRNELAERLQKGELYVAQNNLEDSSFNNSVAYHTSAGKKVYAGGGIMPDVFVPEDAAVNVPLIQDLARNQLFSGYVVDCMQGVLKNYTTPADFAKYYTVNDIELNNFITYADAAVKNIDPHQVATARNYLKLLLKAQAARFKWGNEWYYRIMNQTDAGVMKAVAALN
- a CDS encoding TraR/DksA C4-type zinc finger protein; its protein translation is MSTPQPEKTRYSDAELQEFKELILDKIRIAREELNALASSLSNPNLNGTDDTAGTYKTLEDGSATLEKEQINQLAARQKKFIEQLEAALVRIETKSYGICRETGKLIQKERLRAVPHTTLSMEAKLKQ
- the murQ gene encoding N-acetylmuramic acid 6-phosphate etherase — translated: MINTTEQESHYNRLEQLPVAELLQHINQEDKTVPDAVEKALPQIEKLVEAVAGRMKAGGRLFYIGAGTSGRLGVVDASECPPTFGVPFDWVVGIIAGGDGAIRKAVEFAEDDEDQAWLDLLEYNITDKDVVVGIAASGRTPYVIGGLRKANEQGLATGCIVCNAQSPVAAQAQYPIEVVTGPEFLTGSTRMKAGTAQKLVLNMLSTTVMIQLGRVKGNKMVDMQLTNHKLVDRGIRMIMQETGLEEDAATELLNEHGSVRKAVEAHLAGK